Within Citrus sinensis cultivar Valencia sweet orange chromosome 1, DVS_A1.0, whole genome shotgun sequence, the genomic segment CATCCAACATATGAAGAGCAGCAAATATTGTATATGTGCAAAAGGTTATGAAGTCCATAGTCCCCGAGTAGTGGAGGCCATTTTCTACGAATGCGTTCCAGTAATCATATCCGACAATTTTGTGCCTCCATTTTTCGAGATACTGAACTGGGAATCCTTTGCTGTTTTTGTCTTGGAGAGGGATATTCCAAATTTGAAGAACATACTCCTTTCCATCTCAGAGAAGAGATACCTTAAGATGCAGATGATGGTCAAAAAGGTACAACAGCATTTTCTTTGGCATCCTCGGCCTGTTAAATATGATATCTTTCATATGATACTCCATTCAATTTGGTATAATAGAGTTTTCCTAGCAAGAGCCAGGTAACGACGATAAGTTGCAAGTTGAACAAATTTTGTACATTTGGAGGTATTTTGAAAGAAGCCTTAGTTGGGGAAGTGaaagaagatgaaatgaaTGGGTTAATATTAGGAAATTTTGTTGTAATATTAGCTACAGCAGATATTTGTTGCATATAGATTGAATGAAAGGAGTTATTTTTGCTGTATGCATGTGCCTTTCTGTTCGTGTCTTGTTAAAAGCCTATAATTTTGAAgttattaaattcttatggctaattttttatttgattcatGTGGTGAACGTGACTTGTGTCCAACTGTTTTAAGCTTCatagcttttctctttttttccaaggaagaaaaaaaaaagattcatcGTGTTGAACAGCTAACGAAACTATTTGTATGGTTCGGTTTATTTGTGATGTGGATGTGAATATGTAGTAGCTTTTTATCGTTTAAGGGAAGAACAACTGcagaaagataaataaaataagaaagaaaattatagaaaaataagttaaaatggggtaaatgattgtttagtacttttattttaagttaagtATTTGTTTAAtcgttatatttttaaaaatatttaaaaacacacttattattaattatatgagattctagtctttttttattgtttttataataattccCTACAACTGTCATTAAGAAAAAGAgtgggactattggcacccttcTAAATACCTCTTAACAcccctttaattattttacaattttaatctttattaaaattacataataagacaatttttaattaaacccccactcaaaatcaaataatttttccccttaaaaatTCCTTATTACTATTGGATTTGTTAATAGAATCATTGCTATTATCATTGacataaaatcatcattccTCTTAGATTTGTTCCATTATCATGCTCTTCACATAAAATCATTACTATTAGATTTGTTAATAGAAGTCATTtcatataaatatgtaaaactttggaaattcaaattatgctgcaatatctttattattggACTAATTTTTCTATGGCTTTTTTCTGCAGGTGTTTATGCTTCTAGCTTCACCTATTCCTCCTATTGCGAATGGTTGGATCAAGTATTATGAACCATGTGGCTTGGCAACACCATACGAAACTAGTATAAGCGCTTTTAAGGATTTAGTGTTTGAAGTTACCACATAAGAAACAATTGATCTAGCTAGTCAATAATAGTATTAGACAATTttatactaataaattaaacaagggatcaaaaattaaattttatccacAATCAAGGgatcaaaaattaaacaatggGGTCtatactaataaatttaaattaagcgtatttttgtcattaaagGGAtgtgaaaagaattttataatatttttaaatattttaatgaagttaataaagaaaagaggTGTTGAGAGATATTTAGAGGGGTGTCAATAGTCCCACTCTaagaaaaaatgttaatatcaaaatttgaagtaaatcttcttcttattatttaacactaaaaataaaataagaattaaagtaaattttttaattattattttgattttagggTTAATTTGGTACcttaaattttgattgataGTTATTAACAAgacaacaaattattaaatgtagCTTTAAGTTAACTGgtactaatttatttataaataataattagaaagaTTATTGCAAGAGTATGAAAAATACTAGTACTTttagattaattattattagtcaatttgctaattaaacttttttatGGATAAATCAATTAATGCTCTCAAGATTGAAGTAAgggtattattattgtaatggtaaagaaaaataaagataacgTATTACATGTTTTAACAACAAAAGTGTCttgagttattttttaaaatatagaaactAAACTAACATTTCACTTAAAATATAGGAATCGAACAAACATTTACTCATCAAAGTATGTATACATAACGAAGGGACTACGCTCAAAGGAGTATAATGTGAGAACCGAGGAACTTTTCATAACAAAGGACTATTCTAATTActatttctctttctcttatttttatataaatccCTATCCTCTCTGCAATGCAtgttgtatttgttttaatagtcCTAAAagttatagattttttttttaatttgaaaccaTAAAGATAGTTGGGAAATAAGCAAAATCCTTatctataatataaataaaaaataaagtaaatacataAAGAGGGTATAAAAGGGTTTGTACagtaaaactataattttaaatttttataatggattaataaaaaattaagtgtaGCGAGTGAAATAGGCCCGCCCAtctttttcacatttttcaCTGAAGTTACGTGAAAATCAGTGTAGGAGAAATACaatgttaaaataaacaagaagaGGAAGCAAGCCCTTATCACGCGAAAGATCACAATAAGTGGCTAAAGCTCTCTCTTTCAACCGTCAGATTATATGCTTCCTTATAAAGTTACAATCATCTTCCTTTGGAGTAATCCAATTACACTATCATTCTCCTAGAAGAAATCCAATAATAAGCTTACTGTGAGGGTGCTCGTACCATAACCATTCTCGTCCGAGCACCTAACAGTTTGCTCCTATTCTATCCTCCATCTTCAATTTACGTCCACGTCAGATCGCAAGGTCAAATCTGTACTTTCCTGCACAAACTTCAAGATGCATTCAGCCTATTACATTAAACAAGACAACCTTAGTTAAAAGCCGTTAAACGGTAGTAACCAGcatcttaaaaattttaaaacattaatttctatattttgttggaaattagaaaaattaagaagaaaaattacagATTAATAGCAAAGGTTTGATTTGAAGGATAGAGGTTAAGAGAGTGATGGCTACAGAGAGCAAGGCCAGTGTAGGGAAGGTGAAGTCAAGCAATCAAGCTAGTTCTTCAAAGGGGAAGCctgattcttcttctttgaacaagaagaagattgATAGCTCGATCAAACAGCCGCCAAAATCTTCATCTGCGCTCACAAAAACAGAGGTACCCATCTCAAATTTGGTAgcttttttctcatttataacaaaaaaagttacttttttttttttggtttggtttgacAATTTGGTGATTTTGGTAGGTGGTATATTGTTTTTAGAATGTGAATTAAGTGGCTAATTTTGAATTGGCTAATTTAGATTTGATAATAGTGATAGTTGATATGAATGTTTTGCGCTGTATTGATTGATCTGGGTTTGTGATTAACGAAGTTTGTCTAATTGCTACGATTGATCTGGGTTCTTTCTCTTTGCGATGAATTCCGTTTTGTTTTGCTCATCTGTGAAGGTAAAGTCGAAAACGACTTCAAGCTCATCAAAAACTATTACAAAAACAACCACAAAAGTGAGAGAGAAGAAAGTGTTCACATTGCCCGGACAGAAATTTGATCCTCCCGAAGAGGTTGTGGTTATGGATGAATAATAGTttttgtctttcttctttttaaacaTGAATAAGGTAATTTAGTTTACCGTTATTCATTTgctcataattttattttgacagAGAGAGCCCTTGAGGATATTCTATGAATCGTTGTCAAAACAGATACCAACAAGTGAAATGGCAGAATTTTGGTTagtttttcttctaattttacaGCTTTCCTTACCTTCATTTGTCTCTAATGCAAGCAGAAGGaagaaattacttttaagaaATTGTCCGATTATCAATTTTAAACTTGTCCAAGTTACTTATGTTGCTCAAGGGCAGAAGTAATTAGAGTCCTCTGGCCCTTCCTCTTAACGTCTTATGAATTCTATCACCTAGAAAGAGCTCCTGTAGTTTTTTCGTCTGAAAATGCAGGTGGTGATAATTCTACTTTTTGGAAGTAGATATCTGGGTCAGTGTGTTCAAGCCTAAATGAGTCCTTAGATGCATTAGGTTACACATCATGGCAGGTTATAAATACTGGCTTCTTGCAACTAGCTAACATTTAGCCCGTTTGGGAGTGTGGTGAGGTATTTAGGCTGTCAAAACCCAGCTACTAAGGTGTTTGGAAATACTTATAGCTGGACTTTGGCAACatagcaaatttttttttccaacttcTATTCCACAGCTGTAGCTTTTACTCCACAGCAGTTgcagcttaaaagctacaacacCTCACTCCCAAACACACCCATTATCTTCTTGCTGTGGGCATAAGCCAAAATTTTTCCGTTTCAGTGGATTGGTAATGTTATGAATGTTTATGTACGAAGATGCTGAGCATGTGACTAAGCTGCCCCTTGTTCAATAAATAATCTGCCCCCTGTTCAATAAATGCTTCAACCCAGTATGATACAGGAAAAACAATGAGTTATCTTTGTCTCTGTGTGTGTGGCATGTGTTTGTGTTTTGCTTTGTCTTGGTTGCTTAAAGctgagagaaaaagaaaatgttgatgGGTGTTATACTACCCTGATAATGTGGTCTTCCAAGAACAGGTCTTCACATGGTGGCCATATGTTGATAATCTTGTTAAACTATTTAACAAATCTactaatttaaaagaaaataactttCCTTAACCAGTGATTCATaagatatttataataagagACTAATTCTGTCTGGATTATGAAGATTTGGTTATTCTTTTGGCTAGGGAAGGGATGGGCCAATACTCATTGGGGTTCATGAATAGGTTGTGTGCCAATTGCCCTCCTGCTTTCCATTTCCTTGTTTTCGTCCATCTCTgcatctattttatttttcatttaataaatttttcttagttTCTTGTCAAGGAAAGAATGACTTTATGATAACAATGGAGGAGTAGTCTATAATTTGATAGCTAGTttagattgaaaaaaatgGCGAACAGAGTTTACTGTTACCAGACTTTGATGAGGCATGCACAGCCATCCAATTTACTGCAAAACAGCCCCTTGAAGGAATCCCTCTCGTAGTTTTGGATTAATGGATTATGCAAAATTATCTTTCATGTGGTCGCAAAAgtgtttattcttttttcctttttggtgACAAGGAATATTTGTGAAAAactattcaattttattttctgattttcCAACTTGGTGGCTTTTGCTGACAAATAATGGTAAAGGTGTTAacatttgtcattttttagGATGATGGAACATGGCTTGTTATCCCCTGAGAGAGCCAAAAAGGCATACGAGAAGAAACAGAGAAAGCAAAAGCAAGTTCGGATGGGGACACCAAACAAATCTCCACACCCACTCAGCAACAAACCTGAGAGTTCACAGAAACAGCAGCAGGGATCAAAGAATGGAGATATCAAAGCCAAGAGAAGAGTAAGCAATGAcgctgatgatgatgatgatttcatTTTAAGTCCCAAGAGAAGGAAAGGGTAAGAAAGATAAGCCCCTGGTCTACTTGGAGCGGTGTATTTCTAGAAATTGCTTCATGTagacttctttattattaactGCAAAAAGGCAGGATTGTAAAACAACCAAGAAATGATAGATCGTGACATTCTTCAGATTATTAACTTAATGGAAACAATAAGCAGAAATATTTTTCTGAATTCATGTTCTTCTACTTAGTGAcaagaatattaatttctatGCGATATGCATGCATGCCTTGGATTTAGGAACCTACCCACCCTAGCATCTGTTACAATGTTATCCTTTTACTATAGGAGAGAACATGTTGTTCTAGAACTTATTTTCTTGATTGGATTCAGCCAAGGTATTCTCTGCTAGCCAATTGCCTGCTGTAGCTGAGTCGTATGTCAGGCTCTGGATTGGCACATCAATCTAAGACTGAAAAGCTAGACATATGCACTTAGGTGAAAAATTGCTAGGTTAGAATTTTGAGCCCATGATGGGGCTCAAAATGTGCCGACATTGGGGTTGAGAAATTCCAAGACCTCGTGATGGAACGAGAATTTCTAGCTCACATTGGGGCGAGATATTTGAGTTCATGACATGTTCTTGAAATTATTCTCTTGATTGGATAGACATTTGCCTTCTCTGATTAAGTCTTTTGTCAGGCTTCGGATTGGTTCATCAACCTAGGACAGAACAAGCTAGACCTACACGCTTAGATGAGAATTTTGAGTCTATGATAGGGCTCAAAATTGTGCTCGCATTGTGGCAAAGAACTCAAAGACCTAATCATGGGACAAGAATTTTGAGTTCACATTGAGGCATGATATTTGAGTTCATGATGGGACGAGAATTTCCTCTCATTAAGACTAGCAATTAAGTTGCACACCTGTAAGCCATCCCTCACATGTCTCTTTCCAGtaacatttttcttataacCATTCACTATCATAAAGAGCGGAATGCTTTTTATCTTCTGGATTGGCACATCAAACTAAGACCGAAAAAGCTGAAACTGTATGAATTCTATCTAGAGATAGAATTGAAGGATTTAGAGTGGGATTAGTGCATTCTTTTTTGGTGCATGTGCCGTTAATTCAATGTTTGCATAAATAACCCATAACTCCCCATGTGTTTGCAGTAATCAGAATTTCTGCCTGATCATGCATAAAACTGGATTATCTTG encodes:
- the LOC102609102 gene encoding uncharacterized protein LOC102609102, which gives rise to MATESKASVGKVKSSNQASSSKGKPDSSSLNKKKIDSSIKQPPKSSSALTKTEVKSKTTSSSSKTITKTTTKVREKKVFTLPGQKFDPPEEREPLRIFYESLSKQIPTSEMAEFWMMEHGLLSPERAKKAYEKKQRKQKQVRMGTPNKSPHPLSNKPESSQKQQQGSKNGDIKAKRRVSNDADDDDDFILSPKRRKG